A DNA window from Aminiphilus circumscriptus DSM 16581 contains the following coding sequences:
- a CDS encoding riboflavin synthase produces the protein MFTGLVETVGTIAEVRSFGEVTRLVIESRRLAPALVFGQSVCVSGACLSVVDVRETLFEAEMMPETRDRTTLGQRRKGDRVNLERALTMGARLDGHFVSGHVDGMGDVLRLSGEGRTKLLEISVEEALLREIVPKGSIAVDGVSLTVIDVLPKSFSVGLIPTTLGETTLAALRSGDWVNLETDMLGKYVRRTLEGFLTGNGEEKRRQTEGITWDRLREYGWT, from the coding sequence ATGTTCACCGGTCTTGTAGAAACCGTGGGAACCATTGCGGAGGTCCGTTCGTTCGGAGAGGTGACGCGCCTCGTGATCGAATCGCGGAGACTGGCACCGGCCCTCGTCTTTGGTCAGTCCGTCTGCGTTTCCGGAGCGTGTCTCAGCGTAGTGGATGTTCGGGAAACTCTTTTCGAGGCGGAAATGATGCCGGAAACCAGGGATCGTACGACGCTGGGGCAGCGCCGCAAAGGGGACCGCGTAAACCTGGAGCGGGCCCTGACGATGGGAGCGAGACTCGACGGTCATTTCGTCTCGGGGCATGTTGACGGTATGGGGGATGTGCTTCGCCTCTCCGGGGAGGGCAGGACGAAACTCCTGGAGATTTCTGTGGAGGAGGCATTGCTCCGTGAGATCGTTCCCAAGGGGTCCATCGCCGTGGATGGTGTGAGCCTTACCGTGATCGACGTGTTGCCGAAGTCTTTCAGCGTCGGTCTCATTCCGACGACATTGGGAGAAACGACCTTGGCAGCCCTCCGCTCCGGAGACTGGGTGAACCTTGAGACGGACATGCTGGGAAAGTATGTCCGGCGGACCCTGGAGGGCTTTCTCACCGGAAATGGTGAGGAGAAACGGAGACAGACAGAAGGAATCACCTGGGACAGATTGCGCGAGTATGGA
- the ribD gene encoding bifunctional diaminohydroxyphosphoribosylaminopyrimidine deaminase/5-amino-6-(5-phosphoribosylamino)uracil reductase RibD, whose amino-acid sequence MMGMASQVMLDQYYMRMALSLAARGTGCVSPNPRVGCVLVRDGHVVGKGFHQCCGGPHAEVEALARAGESAQNSTAYVTLEPCSHYGKTPPCAPRLVEAGITRVVIGTDDPNPEVNGKGIALLKEAGVEVVRGVLETECRWMNRGFFRVMTLGRPWITVKAAASLDGAIALVNGESRWITCAASRRAGHLLRSEHDAILTGKGTVLADDPELSVRAVPGFSPRVVVLDSFLEIPPHAKVLRRPGTILACTEKAPVSRERVLCDGGAEVLRLPAINGRVDLVSLFFELARRGILSVLVEAGGEVVASCFRQKLADHVSLFLAPRIMGVGKRFSGSLHFTTMEGLFSLEAVTIRTVGNDYWLEGRPACSPVL is encoded by the coding sequence ATGATGGGAATGGCGTCCCAGGTGATGCTTGACCAGTACTACATGCGTATGGCGCTTTCTCTGGCTGCGCGCGGTACGGGATGCGTCTCCCCGAATCCGCGGGTGGGATGCGTCCTTGTCCGGGATGGACACGTGGTCGGCAAGGGGTTTCACCAATGTTGCGGCGGTCCCCATGCGGAGGTGGAGGCACTGGCGAGAGCCGGAGAATCAGCCCAGAACTCCACTGCCTATGTCACACTCGAGCCCTGTTCCCACTACGGAAAGACTCCTCCCTGTGCGCCTCGTCTCGTTGAGGCGGGCATTACGAGGGTCGTGATCGGCACGGACGATCCGAACCCCGAAGTGAACGGGAAAGGAATCGCCCTTCTCAAAGAAGCGGGAGTCGAAGTTGTTCGTGGAGTGCTCGAGACGGAGTGTCGGTGGATGAACAGAGGATTTTTCCGAGTCATGACCCTTGGAAGGCCCTGGATTACCGTGAAGGCCGCGGCATCTTTGGATGGAGCCATCGCCTTGGTGAACGGAGAGAGTCGATGGATTACCTGTGCCGCGTCGAGGCGAGCCGGGCACTTGCTCCGGTCGGAACACGACGCGATACTGACGGGAAAGGGGACGGTTCTCGCGGATGATCCGGAGCTTTCCGTTCGCGCCGTTCCCGGTTTTTCACCCCGGGTTGTCGTCCTCGACAGTTTCCTTGAAATTCCTCCTCATGCCAAGGTGTTGCGACGTCCCGGCACGATCCTTGCCTGCACGGAAAAAGCTCCGGTGTCCAGGGAGAGGGTTCTGTGCGATGGAGGAGCGGAGGTCCTGCGTCTTCCTGCGATCAATGGCCGAGTGGATCTCGTGTCTCTCTTTTTCGAGCTGGCCCGAAGGGGGATTCTTTCCGTTCTTGTCGAGGCAGGCGGAGAGGTGGTCGCCTCCTGTTTTCGCCAAAAACTCGCGGACCATGTCTCGCTTTTTCTCGCTCCCCGGATCATGGGAGTTGGAAAACGTTTCTCCGGTTCCCTGCATTTTACAACCATGGAAGGACTCTTCTCCCTGGAAGCTGTTACAATACGCACCGTGGGCAATGATTACTGGCTGGAGGGGAGACCTGCATGTTCACCGGTCTTGTAG
- a CDS encoding excinuclease ABC subunit UvrC: MEREKLLERIRTFPDRPGVYLMHDAAGNVLYVGKAKSLRKRVASYFRRTGYASPRLRKLVDSVSDISTIRTESEAEALITEAKLIKKYQPFFNVELKMGERYPYVKITRERFPRIVITRHREEDGGTYLGPFTRVTEIRRLLRLVERYFPLRSCSRNLDEGPYETRPCMRHALGRCLAPCAGRCSESEYGERIADILLLLKGNTSHLVERLRSRMERASQTLAFEEAARYRDTIRALWIYRGQRNNASEQGDLDWSTWSVLRRVQEVLHLDTIPWRIDGFDISHFSGKETVGVVVVFEQGVPNPSLYRRFSVKSVEGIDDFRSIEEVVGRRYGRVLEGQEPMPQLILIDGGPQQLVFAKQALEAHHVEDVPLVALAKREEELYLPGEMSPLRLERNDPALLLLQRVRDEAHRFAVTSHRGKRNIRLRRSALEEIPGLGKKRAAALLAVFGSVRRLSTADEEALGSVPGIGPALARKIRNALREMDDGNGVPGDA; encoded by the coding sequence ATGGAAAGGGAGAAACTGCTCGAACGAATAAGGACATTTCCGGATCGTCCCGGAGTCTATCTCATGCACGACGCAGCGGGAAATGTTCTTTATGTGGGAAAGGCCAAGTCTTTGCGGAAGCGAGTGGCTTCCTATTTCCGGCGCACGGGATATGCCTCGCCCCGATTGCGCAAACTTGTGGATTCGGTATCCGACATTTCCACGATCCGTACAGAATCCGAGGCGGAGGCGCTCATCACCGAGGCGAAGCTCATCAAAAAGTATCAACCCTTTTTCAACGTGGAACTGAAAATGGGCGAGCGCTATCCCTACGTCAAGATAACCAGGGAACGTTTTCCGCGAATTGTGATCACCAGGCACCGGGAGGAGGATGGTGGAACCTACCTTGGCCCTTTTACCAGGGTAACGGAAATCCGCCGTCTCTTGCGCTTGGTGGAGCGCTATTTCCCTCTCCGGAGCTGCTCCCGCAATCTGGACGAGGGGCCATACGAGACACGTCCCTGCATGAGGCATGCTTTGGGACGTTGTCTCGCTCCCTGCGCGGGGCGTTGCTCCGAAAGTGAATACGGAGAGCGGATTGCGGACATTCTGCTTTTGTTGAAAGGAAACACCTCGCATCTCGTGGAGCGTCTCCGTTCCCGCATGGAGCGGGCGTCCCAGACTCTTGCTTTTGAAGAAGCGGCTCGTTATCGTGACACGATTCGTGCTCTTTGGATCTATCGAGGGCAGCGGAACAACGCGTCGGAACAGGGAGACCTCGACTGGTCGACCTGGAGCGTTCTCCGGAGAGTACAGGAGGTGTTGCACCTCGACACGATTCCGTGGAGAATCGACGGCTTCGACATCTCGCATTTCTCCGGAAAGGAGACCGTGGGTGTCGTGGTGGTCTTCGAGCAGGGAGTTCCCAATCCTTCGCTCTATCGGCGATTTTCCGTGAAGAGCGTGGAAGGGATCGACGATTTCCGTTCCATCGAGGAAGTGGTGGGACGGAGATACGGACGGGTTCTGGAGGGACAGGAGCCTATGCCGCAGCTCATTCTCATCGACGGAGGACCGCAGCAATTGGTGTTTGCGAAACAGGCTCTCGAAGCGCATCATGTGGAGGATGTTCCGCTGGTCGCGTTGGCGAAGAGGGAGGAAGAACTCTATCTTCCCGGGGAAATGTCGCCGTTGCGTCTCGAGCGGAACGATCCAGCACTGCTGCTGCTGCAGAGAGTTCGGGATGAGGCGCACCGTTTTGCCGTGACGTCTCACAGGGGAAAACGGAACATCCGCTTGCGCCGGTCTGCTCTGGAAGAGATCCCGGGATTGGGCAAAAAACGGGCCGCCGCTCTGCTCGCCGTCTTCGGCAGTGTGCGCAGACTGAGCACCGCCGACGAGGAGGCCCTTGGCAGTGTGCCGGGGATCGGTCCCGCTCTGGCGAGAAAAATACGGAACGCGTTGAGGGAGATGGATGATGGGAATGGCGTCCCAGGTGATGCTTGA
- the cysS gene encoding cysteine--tRNA ligase, producing MALTLYNDLTRTKEPFVPLHPGKVGFYACGPTVYDYFHIGNARPFIVFDVLRRYLEHCGYDVTFVQNFTDIDDKMITRARELGISVPELAKRFIEAYREDAAALGIRPATVHPLATEHVAEIIRLIEDILEKGHGYVMDGDVYFDVQSFPAYGKLLRQDLDELLSGARVEIDPRKKHPLDFALWKAQKPEEPAWDSPWGPGRPGWHIECSAMAIKYLGETADIHSGGSDLVFPHHENEIAQAEAATGKPFVRFWIHNGYLLIDQEKMSKSLGNFLTAREARKRFHPLAIRLFMLSAHYRSPISFSEDALVQATAGVERLRNCWRDLMENVTAGERGTNPDETLRETVRVAEEQFRKELDDDFNTAGALGVVFSVVKAVNTHLKERTAADVEGLAEAERFFRLVESIMGVLGIDDMERPSEDDAAIDALVAERRAARKRKDFSRADAIRAELETKGIILEDTSEGTRWKRKL from the coding sequence ATGGCATTGACATTGTACAACGATCTCACCCGGACAAAAGAACCTTTCGTTCCGCTTCATCCAGGCAAGGTCGGTTTCTACGCCTGCGGCCCAACCGTCTATGACTATTTTCACATCGGAAACGCCCGCCCCTTCATCGTCTTCGACGTGCTCCGGCGTTACCTGGAGCACTGCGGATATGACGTCACGTTCGTGCAGAACTTCACGGATATCGACGACAAGATGATCACCCGGGCCAGAGAACTGGGCATCTCCGTTCCCGAGTTGGCGAAACGCTTCATCGAGGCTTATCGGGAGGACGCGGCGGCGCTAGGAATCCGCCCGGCCACAGTGCACCCCCTCGCCACGGAACATGTGGCGGAAATCATTCGCCTTATTGAGGACATCCTTGAAAAGGGACATGGATATGTCATGGATGGAGACGTCTATTTCGACGTGCAAAGTTTCCCCGCCTACGGGAAACTGCTCCGACAGGATCTGGATGAACTGCTCTCGGGAGCGCGGGTAGAGATCGATCCGAGAAAGAAACACCCGCTGGACTTCGCCCTGTGGAAAGCCCAAAAACCGGAAGAACCAGCCTGGGACAGTCCCTGGGGACCCGGACGCCCGGGGTGGCACATCGAATGCAGCGCTATGGCCATCAAGTATCTGGGAGAGACCGCGGACATTCACTCCGGAGGAAGCGACCTCGTCTTTCCCCACCACGAGAACGAAATCGCCCAGGCAGAGGCGGCAACGGGAAAACCCTTCGTCCGTTTCTGGATTCACAATGGCTATCTTCTTATCGACCAGGAGAAGATGTCTAAGTCTCTGGGAAACTTTCTCACCGCCCGCGAGGCGAGAAAGCGCTTTCATCCCCTGGCCATCCGTCTTTTCATGCTGAGCGCCCACTATCGCTCTCCCATCAGCTTTTCCGAGGATGCCCTCGTTCAGGCCACGGCGGGAGTGGAACGACTTCGGAATTGCTGGCGAGATCTCATGGAGAACGTTACCGCTGGAGAGCGCGGAACGAATCCCGATGAAACGTTGCGCGAAACGGTACGCGTCGCGGAAGAGCAATTCCGGAAAGAATTGGACGATGATTTCAACACCGCCGGTGCATTGGGAGTGGTCTTCTCCGTCGTAAAAGCGGTGAACACCCACCTGAAGGAGCGCACTGCCGCTGACGTGGAAGGTCTTGCCGAAGCGGAGCGCTTCTTCCGCCTCGTGGAAAGCATCATGGGTGTTCTGGGGATTGACGACATGGAGCGCCCTTCGGAGGACGACGCGGCAATCGACGCTCTCGTGGCGGAGCGCAGGGCCGCACGAAAACGGAAGGATTTCTCCCGCGCAGACGCAATCCGGGCTGAACTGGAAACGAAGGGCATTATCCTCGAAGATACATCTGAAGGCACGAGGTGGAAACGTAAATTGTAA
- the hflC gene encoding protease modulator HflC encodes MNVQGLGQAVRNAVLLVLLVALVAVGIGSFYVIRADQQAVVLRFGKVVRSVRDPGLYLKMPFADVVERFTKRLIEYDADPVAVVTSDKKNLVFDSIAVFRIADPDAFYRRIRTVEGAQQRLDDSVYAAVRIVAGKSTFDELIFSRRGDSLVEATRITNDQTSAYGVEVLKVAFKRVFLPQENEEAVYRSMIAERSRIAAQLRAEGRSIAARLRSKAQRDYTEILAAAQKQAEETRGQGDAEAQRIIADAAGQNPDLYLFLRTLEFYKENLPETPVFLKPGEGILRYLKGAE; translated from the coding sequence ATGAACGTGCAGGGTTTGGGTCAGGCAGTGCGAAATGCGGTTCTCCTGGTACTTCTCGTTGCCCTGGTCGCGGTCGGGATCGGTTCTTTCTACGTGATCCGGGCGGACCAGCAGGCGGTGGTCCTCCGGTTCGGCAAGGTCGTCCGGTCGGTGAGGGACCCGGGACTCTATCTGAAGATGCCCTTTGCCGACGTGGTGGAACGGTTCACCAAGCGTCTTATCGAGTATGACGCGGACCCCGTCGCAGTGGTCACGTCCGACAAGAAAAACCTTGTCTTCGACAGTATTGCGGTGTTCCGCATCGCAGATCCCGATGCGTTCTATCGACGTATTCGCACCGTGGAAGGAGCGCAGCAACGCCTGGACGATTCGGTCTACGCCGCAGTGCGTATCGTCGCAGGCAAATCCACTTTTGACGAACTGATCTTCTCCCGAAGGGGAGATTCTCTCGTCGAGGCCACCAGAATCACCAACGACCAGACCTCCGCCTATGGCGTGGAGGTGCTCAAAGTGGCTTTCAAAAGAGTTTTTCTTCCTCAGGAGAACGAGGAAGCGGTGTATCGCAGCATGATTGCCGAACGAAGCCGTATTGCGGCCCAACTTCGTGCGGAGGGGCGGTCGATAGCGGCGCGCCTGCGCTCCAAAGCGCAGCGTGACTATACGGAGATCCTTGCGGCGGCGCAGAAACAGGCCGAGGAAACCAGAGGGCAGGGAGATGCGGAGGCCCAGCGCATCATCGCCGACGCGGCGGGGCAGAACCCGGACCTGTACCTTTTTCTCCGCACTCTGGAGTTCTACAAGGAAAATCTTCCTGAAACGCCGGTGTTCCTGAAGCCTGGGGAGGGAATACTTCGGTATCTCAAGGGTGCCGAGTAG
- the hflK gene encoding FtsH protease activity modulator HflK, whose translation MSEWEFYEPSREEPSGPKHRIPRMFQSGKMVTLLLFVLLAGVAAYSSYYIVPAGTRGVVFRLGKVHTVADQGLHFKVPFLDSVIQVNTERIRRYEFGYRTVNVGPPAQYRDVPAESKMLTSDNKIVEIDWVLQFQISDPAVFVVHVPSGEDRWEKLVRDLGESSLRKIVASRDLDTVLTVGKEEIQTETRVAFQKLLEELETGIRIVAVQLQDVTPPVAVQASFSEVNSARAEKERLQLEAEQFANELIPQAQGEAQRLLNESEGYKFRRVQVAQGEAARIEALREAYMRNPNLLLQSLWIENMRELWPKLKTVIVEDFGNGVMLFPLDKLLDTGRGGEGR comes from the coding sequence ATGTCCGAGTGGGAATTTTACGAACCGTCCCGGGAAGAGCCGTCGGGGCCGAAGCACCGCATTCCCCGCATGTTCCAGTCCGGCAAGATGGTCACGCTGCTCCTTTTCGTTCTTCTGGCCGGAGTTGCTGCCTACAGCTCGTACTACATCGTTCCCGCAGGTACCAGAGGAGTCGTTTTTCGTCTGGGAAAGGTTCATACGGTGGCGGACCAGGGACTGCACTTCAAGGTCCCCTTTTTGGATTCGGTGATACAGGTCAACACTGAACGGATACGCCGCTACGAGTTCGGCTACCGCACGGTGAACGTGGGACCGCCTGCGCAGTATCGGGATGTTCCCGCCGAATCGAAAATGCTCACCAGCGACAACAAGATCGTCGAGATCGACTGGGTGCTTCAGTTCCAGATCTCCGATCCGGCTGTCTTCGTCGTGCACGTTCCTTCCGGAGAGGACCGGTGGGAAAAGCTTGTCCGGGATCTCGGGGAGTCGAGCCTGCGGAAGATTGTCGCCTCCAGGGATCTAGACACGGTGCTCACCGTCGGCAAAGAGGAGATCCAGACAGAGACTCGGGTGGCTTTCCAGAAACTCCTGGAGGAGCTGGAAACGGGCATTCGCATCGTCGCCGTACAGCTTCAGGACGTCACGCCTCCTGTTGCGGTACAGGCATCCTTCAGTGAGGTTAACAGCGCCAGGGCGGAGAAGGAGCGCCTCCAACTGGAGGCGGAGCAGTTTGCCAATGAACTCATTCCCCAGGCCCAGGGAGAGGCGCAACGCCTTCTGAACGAGTCGGAGGGGTACAAATTCCGTCGGGTTCAGGTCGCCCAAGGAGAGGCGGCGCGCATCGAAGCGCTTCGGGAGGCTTACATGCGGAATCCGAATCTTCTCCTCCAGTCTCTGTGGATCGAGAACATGCGGGAACTCTGGCCCAAGCTCAAAACCGTCATCGTGGAGGACTTCGGAAACGGTGTCATGCTCTTTCCGCTGGACAAGCTTCTCGACACCGGAAGGGGAGGGGAAGGGCGATGA
- a CDS encoding DUF342 domain-containing protein — MTFETILQEKEFSLLSKDNGVFLLRKGSPSSKKILETLREHLPSCEVNVKALLLALKNEMIYPVRIGTFASRQEEGASLPSQTQTPEHTSQAQERQTAPKKHMPPATLDISPDGMLCSLSLPAGWSNLQQVLVLCAERGIVHGLRLSAVREALKTSCSGLSVQHLPIAFGTPPIAGKDGALALEIPRPDGKAVPGDRGKIENYLLYSIVPVRENERVATLLDPTPGTAGKTVRGELVLPRPGRKAIGYVGKGLAFRGRELVATRDGCLLWKGGVLSIEPLHIVTEDVQPGQSITIDAHLLVEGHVRDGAVVEARGNVEIRGSVGRADVSSLEGSVSILWGILGKGGGYIRAAEEIRAGYVDEAILEGRTVVVNEYISRSIVTARNGVKVAGKKGLIAASSVTAKAHVNANNIRVLSRGDTRIDLLGVSRSALFSEYDLLPHRIRCLQRKLLRMSETIRNSLETTQQTQPELPFDMYRRLLDVLGDTQARLLELHDLLLHLRGDASLSVSGTASPGVEVTIKGMAARIDKAWGGLHLFYHPTFQGLAVQEQSA; from the coding sequence ATGACCTTTGAGACGATCCTGCAGGAAAAAGAGTTTTCCCTTCTTTCGAAGGACAACGGAGTGTTTCTCCTGCGCAAAGGAAGTCCTTCTTCGAAGAAGATCCTCGAGACCCTTCGCGAGCACCTGCCCTCCTGCGAGGTGAACGTGAAGGCGCTTCTCCTCGCTCTGAAAAACGAAATGATCTACCCTGTGCGTATCGGCACCTTTGCCTCTCGCCAAGAAGAGGGTGCGTCGTTGCCGAGCCAGACGCAAACTCCGGAGCACACCTCACAGGCGCAAGAACGACAGACGGCGCCAAAAAAGCACATGCCCCCCGCAACACTCGACATTTCTCCCGACGGAATGCTCTGCTCGCTCTCTCTGCCGGCAGGATGGTCCAACCTGCAACAGGTTCTCGTTCTCTGCGCCGAACGGGGCATTGTACACGGGCTCCGACTTTCCGCAGTGCGGGAAGCCCTGAAGACAAGCTGCTCCGGCCTTTCCGTGCAACATCTCCCCATCGCCTTCGGCACACCTCCGATTGCGGGCAAAGATGGGGCTCTCGCTCTGGAAATCCCTCGCCCGGATGGGAAAGCTGTTCCCGGAGACCGTGGAAAAATCGAAAACTACCTTCTTTACTCCATCGTCCCTGTCCGAGAGAACGAACGTGTGGCGACTCTTCTCGACCCCACTCCCGGAACCGCCGGAAAAACTGTTCGCGGCGAGCTCGTCCTGCCGCGCCCGGGAAGAAAAGCCATCGGTTATGTGGGCAAGGGACTCGCCTTCCGCGGCAGGGAACTTGTGGCGACCCGAGACGGGTGCCTTCTCTGGAAAGGCGGTGTCCTCTCCATCGAACCGCTGCACATCGTTACCGAGGATGTGCAACCAGGCCAATCCATAACCATCGATGCACATCTCCTTGTGGAGGGACACGTTCGGGACGGAGCCGTGGTCGAAGCGCGGGGTAACGTGGAAATCCGGGGCAGCGTCGGCAGAGCCGATGTCTCCAGTCTGGAAGGAAGCGTTTCCATCCTCTGGGGCATCCTCGGGAAAGGCGGCGGATATATCCGTGCGGCAGAAGAGATCCGCGCCGGATATGTGGATGAGGCCATTCTCGAGGGTCGAACCGTGGTCGTCAACGAGTACATTTCCAGATCCATCGTGACCGCTCGGAACGGTGTCAAGGTCGCCGGCAAGAAAGGACTGATCGCAGCTTCCTCGGTAACCGCAAAGGCACACGTCAACGCCAACAACATTCGTGTGCTCTCTAGGGGAGACACCAGAATCGATCTTCTCGGTGTGTCCAGGAGCGCTCTCTTTTCCGAGTACGACCTCCTTCCCCACAGGATACGCTGTCTCCAGAGGAAGCTTCTACGCATGAGCGAAACGATCCGCAATTCCCTGGAAACCACGCAACAGACACAGCCTGAACTCCCCTTCGACATGTACCGGAGACTCCTCGACGTCCTCGGAGATACTCAGGCAAGATTGCTGGAACTTCACGACCTCCTCCTCCATCTTCGCGGGGACGCATCCCTCTCGGTAAGTGGCACCGCAAGTCCCGGCGTGGAGGTAACGATCAAAGGCATGGCGGCTCGCATCGACAAAGCATGGGGAGGACTTCACTTGTTTTACCACCCCACTTTCCAGGGACTCGCCGTTCAGGAACAATCCGCCTGA
- a CDS encoding uracil-xanthine permease family protein, whose translation MVRKQVVYGLLDKPPFQILILAGAQHVLTLFGATTLVPLIFGPAMGMDTVQIGFFISCVYFAMGIATLVQTHPKLGTGLPIVQGSSFSFIPPVMTIVGIYKAMGPEVIMQYLGGALIVGGVVLSIIGYSGLVGIIRKVITPVVIGPTIMAIGFSLYDVAVKFNAANYWPVSLLVVAGVFFFGLMSRNKYFNIFSVLSSIVLAYLVCFIGSSTGFFPEGHPAHVTMASVAAAPWFKFTGFLPWGAPKFSVVAIGAIVAGFFAVMIESIGDYHSCSYASGLEDPTPEMISRGIGAEGMNCALAGALGAVGTTSYTENIGLISLTGVASRWVVRTGAVLLILMSMVGKLGALIATVPNPVIGGAYIALFGTIGALGIQVLMRADMGSQRNVLIVGFAFLMALGLPGWVMEKQELFFSFGIAGQVLWAIMKTPMAVAGICAAFWDSIVPGTPEERGIGTRL comes from the coding sequence ATGGTACGCAAACAAGTCGTTTACGGACTTCTCGACAAACCACCCTTTCAGATCCTGATCCTTGCGGGAGCGCAACATGTTTTGACCCTCTTTGGGGCTACCACGCTCGTTCCTCTCATTTTCGGGCCTGCGATGGGGATGGATACGGTACAGATCGGTTTCTTTATTTCCTGCGTCTATTTCGCCATGGGGATCGCCACGCTCGTTCAGACGCACCCCAAGCTGGGAACAGGTCTCCCCATCGTTCAGGGTTCCAGCTTTAGCTTCATTCCTCCCGTCATGACCATTGTTGGGATCTACAAGGCTATGGGACCCGAGGTGATCATGCAGTATCTGGGAGGGGCTCTCATCGTCGGAGGTGTGGTCCTCTCTATCATCGGCTACAGTGGTCTCGTCGGAATTATCCGGAAGGTCATCACTCCGGTGGTCATCGGCCCTACCATCATGGCCATAGGCTTTTCCCTGTACGATGTGGCGGTGAAGTTCAACGCGGCGAATTACTGGCCGGTATCTCTCCTGGTCGTGGCAGGAGTTTTCTTCTTCGGTCTCATGAGCAGGAACAAGTATTTCAATATTTTTTCCGTCCTTTCCTCCATTGTCCTTGCCTACCTGGTCTGTTTCATTGGAAGCTCCACTGGGTTTTTCCCCGAGGGACATCCGGCGCATGTGACCATGGCGAGTGTCGCTGCCGCGCCCTGGTTCAAATTCACTGGGTTTCTGCCCTGGGGTGCGCCGAAGTTCAGCGTTGTTGCCATCGGTGCCATCGTGGCGGGGTTTTTCGCGGTCATGATTGAATCCATAGGTGACTATCATTCCTGTTCCTACGCATCAGGACTCGAGGATCCCACGCCGGAGATGATCAGTCGCGGTATCGGCGCGGAGGGAATGAACTGTGCCCTTGCAGGAGCCTTGGGTGCTGTGGGAACGACCTCCTACACGGAAAACATCGGACTCATCAGTCTCACCGGGGTGGCATCCCGATGGGTGGTGCGGACCGGTGCTGTCCTTCTCATTCTCATGAGCATGGTCGGCAAACTGGGAGCCCTCATCGCCACAGTTCCAAACCCCGTCATTGGCGGTGCCTACATCGCTCTTTTCGGTACCATCGGTGCTCTGGGGATACAGGTGCTCATGCGCGCCGATATGGGCAGCCAGAGAAACGTGCTCATCGTCGGATTCGCTTTTCTCATGGCGCTCGGTCTTCCGGGCTGGGTAATGGAGAAACAGGAACTGTTCTTCAGTTTCGGCATTGCGGGACAGGTGCTTTGGGCGATCATGAAGACGCCCATGGCGGTTGCGGGAATCTGCGCAGCCTTCTGGGATTCCATCGTTCCGGGCACGCCGGAGGAACGCGGTATTGGCACTCGGCTGTAA